The following proteins are co-located in the Plasmodium brasilianum strain Bolivian I chromosome 11, whole genome shotgun sequence genome:
- a CDS encoding 14-3-3 protein — protein sequence MKPHSDNDILVSNKEEFIYFLKILNHIGFYDEMVSLIKRVNAKSYNLNYAESLLMGSTFKNALNVRRKEQTVLENIITNKESTAEEKYCAELLKSKLNKDIRSIEKNTYTVIKTKYIPKTADEKILMFYWHLLGDMTRYCADTYIEEKKKKIQEKSLQSYTRALGYAKKMKMPPSSPRMLELLVSLTVLRKDMDTDINISIEMAAQAFRDAIQNMHLLENDDECSKTIGILGILRDNINKWCEISGRKNVDALFEIKGENLDKYRSIIYSIHS from the exons ATGAAGCCACATAGTGATAATGACATTTTAGTATCTAACAAGgaagaatttatatatttcttaaaaatattaaatcatATTGGATTCTATGAtg AAATGGTTTCACTAATAAAACGGGTGAACGCGAAAAGTtacaatttaaattatgCAGAATCACTACTAATG gGATCCACATTTAAAAATGCTTTAAATGTTAGAAGAAAGGAACAAACAGTActggaaaatataataacaaataaagaaTCCACTgcagaagaaaaatattgtGCTGAACTGCTAAAAtctaaattaaataaagatataagaTCCATAGAGAAGAACACATACACGGtcattaaaacaaaatatattcccAAGACGGCTGAtgaa aaaatattaatgttttattGGCATTTACTTGGGGATATGACCAGATATTGTGCAGATACATATattgaggaaaaaaaaaagaagatacaGGAAAAAAGTTTGCAATCATATACTAGAGCCTTAggatatgcaaaaaaaatgaagatgcCCCCATCCAGCCCAAGAATGTTGGAACTTTTAGTTAGCTTAACAg TTCTGCGCAAAGATATGGATACAGACATTAATATCTCTATAGAAATGGCAGCACAGGCATTTAGAGATGCAATTCAAAATATGCATCTTCTAGA aaaCGATGATGAATGCTCCAAAACGATTGGTATATTGGGTATACTACGAGACAACATAAATAAGTGGTGTGAAA TTAGCGgaagaaaaaatgtagatGCATTATTTGAAATTAAAGGAGAAAACTTGGATAAATACAGAAGTATTATTTATAGCATCCACTCATaa
- a CDS encoding cytochrome c oxidase subunit ApiCOX24: protein MAVSRSKTKYLFTNATLQSYYPTAEMFKAPKVGNAPRIYNGLDPRKVHNYPWIDIFKTRTIKETGYQYGNWAGPSIHSMTLDELYTFFNNKDYLKHFTYWHLFKATWGQFQFLFLFMGSLVATVLPIFIFTMYLQRFEPLEVTIDPEDYYKHFYWHYYGGEIDHHAFSQYLEARRAVRYRNADIDPVDWIPPEYRYKEE, encoded by the coding sequence atgGCAGTATCGAgaagcaaaacaaaatacCTGTTTACAAATGCAACCTTACAATCGTATTACCCCACAGCAGAAATGTTTAAAGCTCCAAAAGTTGGAAATGCACCAAGAATATATAATGGTTTAGACCCAAGAAAAGTACATAATTATCCTTGgatagatatatttaaaacaagAACAATAAAAGAAACAGGTTATCAATATGGAAATTGGGCTGGTCCTTCAATTCATTCTATGACGCTCGACGAATTATAcaccttttttaataataaagattatttaaaacattttacaTATTGGCATTTGTTTAAAGCTACTTGGGGACagtttcaatttttatttctttttatgggATCATTAGTAGCTACTGTTTTGccaatatttatatttactatgTATTTACAAAGATTTGAACCATTAGAAGTTACCATAGACCCTGAGGACTATTACAAACATTTCTACTGGCATTATTATGGTGGAGAAATTGATCATCATGCTTTTTCACAGTACCTTGAAGCTAGAAGAGCAGTTAGATATAGAAATGCTGATATCGATCCCGTTGATTGGATACCTCCAGAGTATAGATATAAAGAAGAATAA
- a CDS encoding proliferating cell nuclear antigen 1 translates to MLEAKLNNASILKKLFECIKDLVNDANVDADESGLKLQALDGNHVSLVSLHLVDSGFSHYRCDRERVLGVNIASLNKVFKLCGANESVVISSKDDEDNLNFVFENNKEDKVTNFSLKLMSIELDSLNIPDCEEGFDAEVELSSKELTNIFRNLSEFSDTVFIEIDSNSIKFTTKGLVGDAEVALKPRESTSEDDVGVTIKSKKKIKQSFAIKYLNLFSKSTILSDVVTLGLSDSRPIEFKYEIKDTSPGADTLKVGFVKFFLAPKMDDDMDNKD, encoded by the coding sequence ATGTTAGAAGCTAAACTAAATAATGCAtctattttgaaaaaattatttgaatgtATCAAAGATTTAGTGAACGATGCAAATGTTGATGCCGATGAAAGTGGGTTAAAATTACAAGCATTAGATGGGAACCATGTCTCGTTAGTTAGTTTACACTTAGTAGATTCTGGGTTTTCTCATTATAGATGTGATCGTGAGAGAGTGTTAGGTGTGAATATTGCATCCTTAAATAAAGTTTTTAAGTTATGTGGAGCAAATGAATCTGTTGTTATATCCAGTAAAGATGATGAAGACAATCTTAACTTtgtatttgaaaataataaagaagatAAAGTAACAAacttttctttaaaattaatgtCCATTGAACTAGATTCCCTTAATATCCCTGATTGTGAAGAAGGGTTTGATGCAGAAGTAGAATTAAGTAGTAAAgaattaacaaatatttttagaaatttaTCTGAATTCTCAGATACAGTATTTATTGAAATAGATTCCAATAGTATCAAATTTACAACAAAGGGATTAGTAGGAGATGCAGAAGTTGCATTAAAACCAAGAGAATCAACAAGTGAAGATGATGTTGGTGTTACTATaaaatcgaaaaaaaaaattaaacaatcttttgctataaaatatttaaatttattttcaaaatccACTATTTTGTCAGACGTAGTTACCTTAGGATTAAGTGATAGTAGACCTATTgaatttaaatatgaaataaaagataCATCTCCCGGCGCAGATACTTTAAAAGTTGGATTTGTGAAATTTTTCTTAGCGCCTAAAATGGATGATGATATGGATAATAAAGATTAg